One segment of Candidatus Margulisiibacteriota bacterium DNA contains the following:
- a CDS encoding secretion protein HlyD, whose translation MEVVSMRSYIKVGFWFVFLLLLLLVQSCNPRRADTYDGQIEATKIKLSSKLMGTIASVTVHEGDIVATGQVLVTIDTENITVQRKQQQEKIQESNLNVQSTNAQIRQIEAQLNYNKEQLEKTAALVKEGAATTQQRDQLLSQVKSLQAQVDSLRVNYRIALNRIQQSKTAIDLIDIQVGDAIVRSPINGTITNKYHNEGELVNPGTPLVELADLRNIEVHIYVPLEQLSGIKLGQPAYIHVDGLPSTITGNISWIASEAEFTPKTILTKETRTTLVYEVKIDVINKSGILKIGMPVEVTIGRRDV comes from the coding sequence ATGGAGGTTGTCTCTATGAGATCTTATATTAAGGTTGGGTTTTGGTTTGTTTTTTTGTTATTACTGTTATTAGTACAGAGTTGTAATCCACGTCGGGCTGATACCTATGATGGACAGATTGAAGCTACTAAGATTAAGTTGTCATCGAAATTAATGGGCACGATTGCTTCGGTGACAGTCCATGAGGGCGATATCGTAGCAACCGGTCAAGTGCTGGTAACCATAGACACAGAGAATATTACAGTGCAACGTAAGCAGCAGCAAGAGAAAATCCAGGAATCTAACCTTAACGTGCAATCAACGAATGCCCAGATCAGACAAATTGAGGCACAACTTAACTACAACAAGGAACAGTTGGAAAAGACGGCAGCACTGGTTAAAGAAGGTGCTGCTACAACACAGCAACGTGATCAACTTTTGTCACAGGTAAAGTCACTTCAAGCTCAGGTCGATTCGTTGCGGGTCAATTATCGAATAGCTCTGAATAGGATACAGCAATCCAAAACTGCCATCGATCTAATTGATATACAGGTAGGGGACGCTATTGTCCGCTCGCCTATCAATGGAACGATAACGAACAAGTACCATAATGAAGGCGAGTTGGTTAATCCCGGGACACCCTTAGTTGAGCTTGCAGACCTTAGAAATATCGAGGTCCACATATATGTTCCACTTGAACAGTTGTCCGGGATAAAACTTGGGCAACCTGCCTACATACATGTTGATGGATTACCATCAACAATTACCGGGAACATATCTTGGATCGCCTCAGAAGCTGAATTTACCCCTAAAACTATTCTCACCAAAGAGACTCGTACCACGCTTGTTTATG